One window from the genome of Streptomyces sp. NBC_00091 encodes:
- a CDS encoding glycoside hydrolase family 6 protein: protein MRIPLHRLALAASALTLLLGAAAPASAEASSAPDSHTLATNTRFHVDPDSDAAHQAVTDFLHRDFEGAKSMAKPASWPEAAWFTAGTPEQVESRVRDLVRRAERTRTVPVLVAYNIPLRDCSQYSSGGAQSDAEYQAWISAFARGLGRSKAVVILEPDGLANLSSDCGPGSDPTGAITTGRFADLNHAIDALGQQPNSVVYLDAGNSHWRSVGDIAQRLLQAGVTRTQGFSLNVSNYLATGLSTHYGTWVSQCLWFATKGPDWARGHADWCASQYYSPAAPNDGQPGNSVNVDDPSTWHWTDRWFQQNVGTPPAGKYSGDPQTWCNAPGRGVGDRPTANTGVPLVDAYLWIKTVGQSDGQCNRGIPGGTIDPEYGIVDPAAGVWWPEQAKSLVRNANPALGFNTVVR from the coding sequence GTGCGCATCCCGCTGCACCGATTAGCCCTGGCAGCGAGCGCACTCACACTGCTCCTCGGCGCCGCCGCCCCGGCCTCTGCCGAGGCGAGCTCCGCGCCGGACTCCCACACGCTTGCGACGAACACCCGCTTCCACGTCGATCCCGACAGCGACGCAGCCCACCAGGCCGTCACCGACTTCCTTCACCGGGACTTCGAGGGCGCCAAGTCCATGGCGAAGCCAGCTAGTTGGCCAGAGGCTGCCTGGTTCACCGCCGGCACCCCGGAGCAGGTCGAATCCCGCGTACGCGACCTGGTGCGCCGCGCCGAGCGAACCCGGACGGTTCCCGTCCTGGTGGCCTACAACATCCCGCTGCGCGACTGCTCCCAGTATTCCTCCGGCGGTGCGCAGTCGGACGCCGAGTACCAGGCCTGGATCAGCGCCTTCGCCCGGGGGCTCGGCCGCAGCAAGGCCGTCGTCATCCTCGAACCGGACGGGCTGGCCAACCTCTCCTCCGACTGCGGTCCCGGCAGCGACCCCACCGGCGCGATCACCACAGGACGCTTCGCCGACCTCAACCACGCGATCGACGCCCTGGGGCAGCAGCCGAACAGCGTCGTCTACCTGGACGCCGGCAACAGCCACTGGCGCAGCGTCGGCGACATCGCACAACGCCTCCTCCAGGCCGGCGTCACCCGCACCCAGGGCTTCTCGCTGAACGTCTCCAACTATCTGGCCACCGGCCTGTCCACCCACTACGGCACCTGGGTCTCCCAGTGCCTGTGGTTCGCCACCAAAGGCCCGGACTGGGCCAGGGGGCACGCCGACTGGTGCGCGAGCCAGTACTACTCACCCGCAGCACCGAACGACGGGCAGCCGGGAAACTCCGTGAACGTGGACGATCCGTCCACGTGGCACTGGACCGACCGCTGGTTCCAGCAGAACGTCGGTACCCCGCCCGCGGGCAAGTACAGCGGCGACCCGCAAACCTGGTGCAACGCCCCGGGTCGCGGCGTCGGCGACCGGCCGACCGCGAACACCGGCGTCCCGCTCGTGGACGCCTACCTGTGGATCAAGACCGTCGGCCAGTCCGACGGCCAGTGCAACCGCGGCATCCCGGGCGGCACCATCGACCCGGAGTACGGCATCGTCGATCCCGCGGCCGGCGTGTGGTGGCCGGAGCAGGCCAAGTCCCTCGTCCGGAACGCCAATCCCGCACTGGGGTTCAACACGGTCGTGCGCTGA